From Lytechinus pictus isolate F3 Inbred chromosome 6, Lp3.0, whole genome shotgun sequence, the proteins below share one genomic window:
- the LOC129262897 gene encoding methenyltetrahydrofolate synthase domain-containing protein-like produces MASHSSKESIRRMIWDYLEENDLAEFPRPVHHRIPNFKGAAEACNRLGRMEIFQKAKTIKVNPDKPQQQARFLALEAHKTLLVPTPRLRTGLFNRITPPAGANKKMLRTCSSSQGVRQYSAPVGLDAEVKVDLVIIGSVAVSPKGYRIGKGEGYADMEFAMMSSMGAVNKDTVVITTVHDCQVQDDLPDHLFGDHDLGVDLIMTPTRTIECENKRARPKGIVWELLTREKFSQIPVLKVLRRQEAEMGIDVRLKEERSEGGVECHTAKERIDRRVEESGRFVDSSTAATAKNYSNDEASLLRMHGKMPGVESSFKEKRYTSDRMDARVSQGLGDKKSGDNDKNGTDERSKGYEMKGQSANNSKRSKGHKPNSGRRKDLAGMFAWN; encoded by the exons GGAGCAGCTGAAGCCTGCAATAGACTGGGTAGAATGGAGATCTTTCAGAAAGCTAAGACGATAAAAGTAAATCCAGACAAGCCGCAACAACAAGCAAGATTCCTTGCTTTAGAG GCACATAAAACGCTGTTAGTCCCTACTCCTCGGCTCCGGACCGGTCTGTTCAATAGGATTACCCCTCCAGCTGGGGCTAACAAGAAGATGCTTAGAACCTGTTCATCTTCACAG GGTGTAAGGCAATACAGTGCACCAGTAGGCCTGGATGCAGAGGTCAAGGTTGACCTGGTCATCATCGGGTCAGTCGCTGTCTCTCCTAAAG GTTACAGAATCGGGAAGGGTGAAGGATATGCAGACATGGAGTTTGCCATGATGTCATCAATGGGTGCGGTCAACAAGGATACAGTTGTCATAACGACGGTCCATGACTGCCAAGTTCAAGATGACCTCCCTGATCATTTATTCGGAGACCATGATCTGGGCGTCGATCTCATCATGACGCCGACGAGGACCATTGAGTGCGAGAATAAACGTGCGAGGCCAAAAGGTATCGTCTGGGAACTGCTGACGAGGGAGAAATTTTCGCAGATTCCGGTGTTGAAGGTTCTTAGGAGACAGGAAGCAGAGATGGGCATTGATGTCAGGCTGAAGGAAGAAAGATCTGAAGGTGGTGTTGAATGTCACACAGCAAAGGAGCGTATAGACAGAAGAGTAGAGGAGAGTGGTAGATTTGTAGACTCATCCACAGCCGCTACTGCAAAAAATTATAGCAATGATGAAGCGTCACTGTTAAGAATGCATGGCAAAATGCCTGGTGTGGAGTCTagtttcaaagaaaaaagatatacaTCAGACAGAATGGACGCAAGAGTTTCTCAAGGATTGGGGGATAAGAAGAGTGGAGACAATGATAAAAATGGGACAGATGAAAGGTCAAAAGGATATGAAATGAAGGGTCAAAGTGCAAATAATAGtaaaaggtcaaaaggtcataaGCCAAACTCTGGAAGAAGAAAAGATCTAGCTGGTATGTTTGCGTGGAACTAA